In Fusarium falciforme chromosome 9, complete sequence, the sequence TAGCATTATCTCATCTTGACTACGTGCTGTTTTTGTAGTTAAATAAATGTTTGATCGCTTTACCGGGATATGGTGTGATTGGCCATTTTTGGGGGGAGTGTGAAGAGTAAGGCTGTCCAGAAATCGCCCTTCCAGTCTGCCTGACGCTAACACGTATCTGCCTTACATGACAAGGCGTTATATAAACCACCACGTTTAAAATTCAGCGTAGCATTTATTACCTTCCTCCGTGCCTTGCCTCTTTCTTCACGTTCTACGCAATGTCATGTCAACGCATCGACAAGCTCGTTTCTTCCACGCTCCGGTTTCTTGACGACGTCGCAGGAAAATGGGAGGCAATTCTTCCCCATGATAATCTACCGCCAAGTTTCGGCAACACACGGAAATGGGTTGCTCTTGTACAGGAGATTCTGGGGGTTATCCAGGATCAGCGGAAGGCGAATAGCCTGGATCCCGATGACCCAGCAATTCTCGATGCTCTGGAATCGACCAAAGGAGCTGCCAAAAGCTTGTTGGCCATCTTTAGAGTTGTAGCGGATACCTCTGAAACCGAGAGAGGAAATTGCTATGAGGAGTTTCTGCGAAAACCAAACGCCAGCGGGATCGAGGTGGTCCTACTGCAGCTTTTGCAAGGGCCCCAGGAGCTTGTCAACGAATGCATCATCGAAGCGACGGTCGACCAGGATCATCAACTGGCAGAAGCCATCGAAGAGCTGACTTTGTCACAGCCACCTATGCCAATGAACCAGGCGGCAGCGGTGGCTCATTATGGAAAGGGGGATCTATTCAGCAATCTAGCCAATGGGCATCAAAATATCAACAAGGGAACTGGAGCGCAATACATTGCTGAGCGGATGAGCTGGGCTGGTCAATCGAACCCATGAAGGCTATGATCTATACGGTGTTTTACGATTGGGTTTTGATGCGGTCATGTGTGGATGAGCGTCTTTCACTGTTGTGTTGATGGCCGCTTTTGGAGAGGCTATTGATCAGAAGGCTACGATTTGACCCAGGCGAGAAAAGAAGTTGGGCGTCTAAATTCGATCCATATATCAAGTCCAGCAAGTGAAACTCTAAAGCAAAATGTATATCCACGTGTCTATCGtctataaaagtatatacaTGAAGAATGGATATTCTATGCTTAGTTCTCGTTGATGAGGTAGACATCGCGCTCAAGGGCACGGGTGTTGAGCTAAGTCGTTAGCCATATTCTTGTTCATCAGGGAAGAGCAAACTTACCACCTTGGCGGGGATGTTGTGGAGGTCGTTGATGCCGATCTGAGCAGCATCGGCAAGGATCTCAGTCTTGAGGATCTGGATCAGCTTTTTGGGGCCCTCGACACCGTAGATGTTGGAGTACATGAAGCTAGCAAACGTCAGCACGCTTTCGCAGTCTTTGGAATTCTCAAAACTCACGGGCGACCCAGACCGACGGCCTTGACACCGAGGGCCAGCAGCTTGATGACGTCGCTGCCGTAGCGGACACCGCTGTCAGCGAGGACCTCGGTCTTCTCAAAGACCTCGGGGGCGTTGCGGCGGAGCTCGTAGGCGATCTCgaggggagagggagagtaGTCGACCTGGCGACCACCGTGGTTGGAGAGCCAGATGCCGTCAGCACCCTTCTCGACAGCCTTAAGGGCGtcctcggtggtggtgatgcccTTGAGGATGATGGGGAGCTTGGTGTGAGACTTGATCTCCTCGAAGAGTTCCCACTATTAGTGTTAGAGGGATGAAAAAATAGATGTTAGTTGGGGACGTTAGTGGGTACATACGCTCAGGACAGAGGTGACACCGTTACTAGTCTTCAGTTAGTGCATGATGCAAACAGATAGATAATTGAGTTAACATACGCGTTGGTGGTGTCGTAGCGGGCAGCACGGTGACGAGTAGAGGTGGCAGGGGCATCGATAGTCCAGACAAAGGCCTTGACACCCTGAGCCTCAGCACGCTTCATGGCGTCCCAAGTGACGGACAGGTTGGCGTTGGAGTAGATCTGGATGTGTTAGACGGAGGCCACTATGAGATTCAGTGAGGTGTCTTACCTGCTGGAAGATGGTGCTGTCATGCTTCTTGCGCTGGGCACCGATCTCCTCAATAGTCTTGGAGGCATACAGAGCAGCCTTTAGGTGTTAGCTTCTTCATCAACTCAAGTGAGCATCATCTAACATACGACATAGAGAATGTCTTCCTCAGCAGCGGCATCAACAAAGTTAAGCTCAGCACGGTCAGGGTCACCGTAGGCACCTCGGGCAGCaggcgagatgaagatgggggCGCTAAAGTTGTGGCCGAAGATGCTAACGCCGAGAGTCTCGTTGAGACCAGTGACGCTGGCAAGCTGGTGAGGGCGGAGTCTAGCCTTCTCCCAGACCTCGAGGTTGTGGCGGTAGGCTATGAGAGTTAGCAACAAGTTAATAGTGTATTGAAGTCAAGACTCACCCCACTCGCCGGCAGCAGCGGTACGGTAGAAGGCATACTGCTGGTCGGTCATGACCTGGCGGGCAGCAAAGTCAAAGTCGGGGACACCACGAATGTCCTTAAGGGCAGGCTTGGATCCCTCAGTCCAGTTAGAGGCGGAGAGGAAGGTCTGGAGACCAGTGTCGGGTTCGTTGACCCACTGCTCGTAGGCAGAGGCCGCGGCGATGAGCGGTGAGAGGAGAGTGAAGGTACGCATGGTGACTCGTGTATATCAACCTTCCCGAGGTGTGTTTCGTGAACAAAGAACGACAGTAGTAGCAACTAGGCTATAGAAAAGGAACGACTGGTGAGGTTGGTCGGTTCAAAGTCGTCCGAACAGGCGGGAGAAGGGCGCTCATTAATACCGAGAACCAGGCATCAATGCCTGCCGACATCGCCCAGCCGATTGAGGCATGTCTATGGCAATGCAGTGGAGCTCGTAGGCCctgatgttgatgaagagCGGAGACTTGGGCACGTTCTAGGGATAGTTCCGAAACGGCGTATGGCTGGGCATACCTGATCCGATTGATAAGATGAACCCGGCCCCATGGCATCGTGACCAGTTGGGACGAAAAGGCAACGCTATCGGGATACGATCCGAGATGGTTCCTCGCCTACGGGTTCCGAGCAACCCGTAGGCGAGGCAATTTGTTGTCCCATCTTTGTTGCATTgggtctttttttttgttgaATTTTCAAGACTACGCGTCCAAGACGCCGGGAATTGCCAAGCTCTGTAGTCAAAACTCTAGTTTGCATTGACCTACTCTATCCCACTCGGCCGAGGGATCAAGTGGTTTGACGTTTCAAGGACCGTAGGATTTCTTGCAGTCAGCAACCCCTGTTCCCACATGTCCCAGAGCCTCAATCTGTTAGAGTAAGCAATCAGCCAAACAGAGACTCGAACAAGGCAAATTCAGGCAAGGCGAACGCATGGTATACTGCAATCTCATCGCATCATCCCACTTGTCAGAGTCGTAACGTTGAATGGACCCCCACTCCCATCGTTTAAACGCCGTTGTGGAGTTTTTTGAAGGCGGCGGAATTGCTCCAAGAGGAAGCTCAACCTTGATTTCGCAAGAGCCAAGGAAAAGATCGTCGTCTCTGTCAGGCTTGACAAATTGACCCGTGGCCCATAAAATGCATATGTATTCGCGACGAACTAGTTTTTCCGCCCTACAAGGAATGAAGACGTGGACACGCCGCGCGTGACCCCCACTGCTTCGGTAACATTTTGGTTCGTAGGGCTCAAGTGTTCGCAGCCATGTTACTCCGAGCCCGACTCCAATCAGATCCAGTTTGCCTGGGTTTTCCTTGGCGTTACGACTCCAACACGGATGGCTTGCAGGTGGCTTGAAAGTCGACTcatggctttttttttttttctccaaAGCCAAGAGCTGAGGCTGATGGGAATCTCCTTGGCTCGCTCAGACCCCTCCCTTGGCGAAGGGGGGAAACGCCTCCAAAGCGCCTTGGCGATTTTCTCCAAAATTTGATGGGCTATATCTGCAACAATAAGGATTTGATGGTGAGAAATCCGACAGCCTCATGATTACCGATGAACAAGCCGGAAGAATTATCGCATGGTTTGCATGTGGCATAGACCATCATGTGACCTGACCACACGGTTTTGCCGTCTCACGTGCTCGGAGTGCCAGAGAAGCGAGAAACAGAGTAGGGATGATGGAAAGCTCCCATAGGCGGGGAGCGAAGCTCAAGAATGATGCTTGGCATTgggtaattataagaagagGGGGGTTTCCCAAGTCAACATTCTGGAGTTTTTGGCTTTTTGCGAAGGGAATATGATAGTGTGTGGTGGCTTGCAAGGCCCTGATTCTGATTTCATATCTGGCATGGTGTTTGgctggtgccatcatcacAGCACAAACACTTCTCCCATCTAGTCTAGGTTAGGCGGCTTCGTACGTGCACCTCTTACACAGTCAACCTATGTTCTCGACAATGCAAATTTGAAATTTACAGATAGGTTTCAAACATGAAGTTTGTGACATTCATGTAATTCGATTCTCTGACACCGAAAACTCCATTGAAGTACCCAACCTCCAACTCGTTTGTCTGTAGGGTAGCCCGACTCAAAGTTGCGGCGACCACACACACAATCCGCTCGTCCGAAAGAGTTGATCGGTCAAAGGGGCTTGTTGCACTCCCTAAACAGAAGGCTTCTCGAAGAAACACTATGCTTCGCATCTAAACCATAATGTTGGTAGCAACCCAAGCCATCACTGTGGGCCAGCGTCCCATCCCTTCCCGCCCCTTGCCCACGAACTGTTGGAGACACTGAAAAAGTTGGAGTTGTTCCGCATATGCAAAGAAGCTTCAAAGAACACGACGAAGAGCTTCTAGTCTCCAATACGCCCCCCTTGTCCCGATGCTATCCCTGATGCAGCGGAAAAGCCACGATCCTCAGCGTAAACTTGAGTCGGCGTGTAGTAGCAGTTTGTGCTTGGCTCCCCTTGGCGTATGATC encodes:
- a CDS encoding FMN hydroxy acid dehydrogenase domain-containing protein — its product is MRTFTLLSPLIAAASAYEQWVNEPDTGLQTFLSASNWTEGSKPALKDIRGVPDFDFAARQVMTDQQYAFYRTAAAGEWAYRHNLEVWEKARLRPHQLASVTGLNETLGVSIFGHNFSAPIFISPAARGAYGDPDRAELNFVDAAAEEDILYVAALYASKTIEEIGAQRKKHDSTIFQQIYSNANLSVTWDAMKRAEAQGVKAFVWTIDAPATSTRHRAARYDTTNANGVTSVLSWELFEEIKSHTKLPIILKGITTTEDALKAVEKGADGIWLSNHGGRQVDYSPSPLEIAYELRRNAPEVFEKTEVLADSGVRYGSDVIKLLALGVKAVGLGRPFMYSNIYGVEGPKKLIQILKTEILADAAQIGINDLHNIPAKVLNTRALERDVYLINEN